In Parasegetibacter sp. NRK P23, the genomic stretch CCACTGGGCTACTTTGATACCGGTGCCGAATTTTGGTCCCCAGATCATATCGCCATCGGAAATACCGCCATCGGAGCCATCCCAGAACTCGTATTTACCGTTGGAACCGTTGCCATATTCGGTTTGCGTTTCAGGAAAAACGGTAAACCCAGCGGTAACCATGTTGTTGGTTCCCACATTAAAGTTCCAGCCGCTTTTTGAAGCTTTTTTCGTGGTGATGAGGATGGCGCCGTTCTTTCCGCGTGAGCCGTAGAGCGCAGCGGCGGTAGTGCCTTTCAGCACGTTGATGTTCGCGATGTCTTCGCCTGACACATCATAAAAATCTGTTTCAACGGGAACGCCGTCAATAACAATCAGCGGACTTTTTCCACGGAGCGAAAAGCCCGGGGTCTGGAACAATCCTGTTGGGTTGGTTACGGTTAAACCCGCCACCTGGCCGGATAGCGCTGAACCTATATTCAATGTTTTAGATTCCGCTAACACATCTGTGTTTACTTCCTGCGTGGCGTAACCCAGTTTTCTTTTCTGTTGTTTGATACCGATGGCCGTTACCACCACTTCATTCAGTTTTGCGGCATCTGGTTGCAGTGTAATAGTAAGGTTGTTCCTGCCATTCACCTGTTCTTCCCGCGGCGCGAAACCGATCATTGAAAAAACGAGGGTGGCATTATCGTCGGCGGCGATCCTGAAAGCGCCACCTGCGCCGGTTACTGTGGTGAGCGGACTCCCTTTTACGGCTACGGAAACACCTTGCAAAGGCGCACCTGTACTGTCTTTTACGATCCCGGAAATAGTTTGTTGCTGGAAATAAGAGAACAAAGGTTTTTCACCTGAAAGATCCCCGGCATACGAACCGGTACAGGCAAAACTTGCCACGGCCGCAAGGGTGCAGCCACGCAGGAAATTCTTCATGAAATGGTTGTTTAGTGTTGTGCCGCAAACGTAGCTGTGTCCTTTTAACAGATTGTTAAATGGCCTTTACCAAATCATGAATTGAGAATAAAGTGAATATGAAAGCGCTACGCAAACGTTTGTGTATCTGCGTTAGTGCAATGAAGTAAAAAACTAAATCAACTTCAGCCCCGACTTATCCAACTCCATATACTTCTGCTCATCGAAAACATAGTAGAACGCTCCTTTGCGGGATGATTCCTTTTCTTTCTCATTCAACTTGTTCAGTATCTGAAGGGAGAGTATCTTTTTCGAGAAATTCCTTTTATCCAACGGGGATTCGTAGATCGCTTCGTATAAGGATTGCAGTTGAGGAAGTGTGAACTTATGGGGGAGTAATTCAAATCCGATAGGGTGGTTCAATACCTTCTGGCGCAGGCGTTCTTTGGCCATGCGGATCATTTTTTTGTGGTCGAAGATAACGGGGGGAATCTTTTTGAGGTCGAACCACTTGGCGTTGTGGGTGCTCATCAGTTCTTCGGAGTAGTCTTCCAGGCGGATGAGCGCATAGTAGGCGATGGAGAGTACACGGCTGCCGGGATCGCGGTCGGTATCGCCGAAGCAGTGCAGTTGTTCCATGTAAATACGGTCGAGACCGGTGAGTTCGTAGAGGATCCGTCGGGCGGCATCGTCCACCCCTTCGGCCTTGTTTACGAAACCTCCCATTAACGACCATTTGCCGAGTTCCGGCTCAAAACCCCGCTTGATGAGCAGGGCTTTGAGCCGGTTTCCATCGAAACCAAATATGATACAATCTATCGCTACAAGCAGGCGGTCGTATTGTTGGTACTCAGCAATCATTATTTCTTTGTTATTTCTGCCCGAAAATAACAACCTGTTTTAATATATCAAATTCAATACTTATCCTATCCTTACCAGAATTTAGCGTAAAGGGCAGCCAGAATCAGGAAGGTCATAATAATAAGCACGATGGTGGAGGTTTCCACTTTGAACATGCCTTTGTCCAGGATGAATGCTTTCGGGTTCACTTTCGGACCTGCGAGGCTCATACCAATCATCAATACCATGGTAAAGAAGAAGGACCAGCCCATACAGATGAGGAAAGGAATTTCGTATCCGCCTTTTCCGTTGGGGAACGCGGTGTACAACAGCGTTTCGTTGCCGAAGATGCCCGGCGCGTAGTTGTTGAATAATACGGAAAGCAGGAACCCGGCGATCACACCCGCGATGGCGGCTGCGCCTGTGGTCCGTTTCCAGAACATGCCGAGGATGAACATGGCGAATACGCCCGGACTAATAAAGCCGGTGTATTTCTGGATAAAGGTGAACCCGCCTTCTCCGCCGATGCCCAAAAGGTCGTCCCAGGTAAATAATACAGCCACCAGCATGGAGATGGCCACCGTAACGCGTCCTACCCAAACGAGTTTTTTCTCGCTGGACTGTTTGCCCATGTATTTCTGGTAAATATCAAGTGTGAAGATGGTAGAGATACTGTTCAGCTTTCCCGCCAGCGAAGCCACGATGGCCGCGGTGAGCGCAGCGATGGAAAGGCCTTTCAGCCCGTTGGGCAGGTAGCCCAGGATCGCGGAATAAGCCCCGTCCTTACCGCCTGTGAGCTCAGGAAGATGTCCGTTCTTATGCAGTACATACGCGGCGATACCGGGGAGCATCACGATGATGGGCATCATCAGTTTCAGCATACCCGCGAACAGGATACCGGTACGCGCGGTTTTGAGGTCCGCGCCCAGCGCACGCTGGGTGATGTACTGGTTACAGCCCCAGTAGTTCAGGTTCACGATCCACTGGCCGGCAAGGTACATGGCGATGCCGGGCAGTACCAGGTATTTGTTGATGTATTCCTGTGGCGCGTCGGGACCTGGTTTCTCCAGGATCATTTTGAAGTGATCGGGCGCGTCTTTCATCAGTGCGCCGAAGCCCGCGATGGCGTCTTTGCCCAGACCGAACTTCTCACTCACCAGAGTAAGCGCCATATAAGTTGTTGCCAATCCGCCGATGATGAGTACGGCCACCTGGATCACATCGGTATAACCGATCACCTTCATACCGCCCAGGGTGATGAAGATGGAGAAGATGGCGAGACCCAGCATAATGGTATGCAGGTATTCCCCACCCGCCAGTCCGTTAATGGCCAGGGTGCCGAGGTACAAAATTGAGGTGAGGTTCACGAATACATACAGGAACAGCCAGAAGACAGCCATGATCATGGCCACCGTTTCGTTGTAGCGCCGCGTCAGGAACTGCGGCATCGTGAATATCTTGTTCTTGAGGTAGATGGGGATGAACCATACCGCGATGATGATGAGGGCTATGGCGGCCACCCATTCGTACGCGGCTACGGCGATGCCTACAAAGAAGCCTTCACCACTCATACCGATGAACTGTTCGGCGGAGATGTTGGAAGCGATCAGCGAAGCGCCGATGGCCCACCAGGTAAGGGAACCTTCCGCCAGGAAGTAGTCTTTGGTGCTGGCTTGTTCATGCTTTTTCTTCCGGTAGATCCATATCCCATAAGAGGCTACGATCACGAAGTAGATCACGAAAACCAGGTAATCCGAGAAAATGAGTCCATTTTTCATCTGGAAGCAATTGTTTGTTTGGTTTAAGATAAAAAAATCAGCGCCGCCAAAAGGCAGCGCCAATTTAACGATTACTCATATCAACCGTGCCGGAAACTTGCATCGTTCCAACGCAGCTCGTTTTTAAAGTCGTAGAGATTGGTGTTCTTACCGATCAGCACGAATTCGATGCCGGCCATTTCGGCGAAGTCCTGCATCTGTTCGGCACTCAGGTTCTGGCTGTAGCCGGTGTGGTGCGCGCCGCCGGCCAGTATCCAGGCCGTACAGCCCGTTTTCATATCCGGCATTGGTTTCCAAAGCACGCGTGCCACGGGTAATTTGGGGAGATCATGCACAGGAGAAACCGCTTCCACCGTGTTCACGATCATCCTGAAACGGTTGCCCATATCCACGATAGACGCGTTGAGCGCGTTACCACCCGCTACGTTGAACACCAGGCGCACGGGATCTTCCTTGCCGCCGATGCCCAGGGGGTGGACCTCACAACTTGGTTTGCCGGAAGCAATGCTTGGGCAGATTTCCAGCATGTGTGATCCCAGCACCAGGTTGTTGCCCGGCTCAAAATGGTAGGTATAGTCTTCCATGAAGGAGTTACCACCTTCCAGGCCGTGGCCCATTACTTTCATGGCCCGCACGAGCGCAGCGGTTTTCCAGTCGCCTTCTCCGCCAAAACCATAGCCATCGGCCATAAGGCGTTGGGTGGCGATGCCGGGGAGTTGCTTCATGCCATACAGGTCCTCGAAAGTATCGGTATATCCTTTGTAGTTGCCGGCTTCGAGGAAACGACGCAGGCCGATCTCGATGCGCGCGGCATCACGCAGTGATTCGTGTTTTTCTCCGCCTTTCAGCAGGGAAGTCATCAGGGAATAGGTATCGGCATATTCCTGTACCAGGCTATCGATTTCCGCGTCGGTGGTTTCGTTGATCACTTTCACCACATCGCCCACCCCATGGGTGTTTACGGCATAGCCAAACTTCATTTCAGCCTCTACTTTATCGCCTTCTGTTACGGCCACATAACGCATGTTATCGCCAATGCGGAGGAAACGGGCGTTTTGCCAGTCGTGCCAACCTACGGCCACGCGGCTCCAGGAGGCGATCTGGTCCTGCACTTCTTCTTCCTGCCAGTGTCCTACCAATACCTTCCTGTTCTGGCGCAGACGACTCACCATAAACCCGAATTCACGGTCGCCGTGGGCGCTCTGGTTCAGGTTCATGAAATCCATGTCAATGTCTCCCCAGGGAATATCGCGGTTGAACTGGGTGTGCAGGTGCAGCATGGGTTTGCTGAGCGCTTTCAGTCCGCCAATCCACATTTTGGCGGGAGAGAAAGTGTGCATCCAGGTGATGATGCCTACGCAGGAAGTAGAGGAAGAGGCTTCCACACAAACTTTGTAGATTTCCTCTGGTGTGGTCACCAGGGGCTTGTATACGATCTGAACGGGAATTCTTCCCGCGCCGTTAAGTTCTTTTACGATTATCTCGGAGTGCGCGGCCACTTGTTTCAGGGCCTCTTCGCCATACAGGTGCTGGCTACCGGTAATGAACCAGAGTTCAAGCTTTTTAAAATCGATCATAATGGTGTTTTGAGTTTATTGTCCGTAGTAGGAATGAGGTCCGTGTTTGCGTTCAAAATGTTTTTTGATGAGCGCGTCTTTCAAGCGCGGCGCATTGGGATTGATCTGCTCGGTGAGCAGCGCCATCTGGGCCACAGTTTCCAATACCGCACTGTTGTACACGGCTTTGTCGGCATTCTTGCCCCAGGTGAAAGGCGCGTGGTTGCCTACAAGCACCATTTCCATTTCTTTGTGGTCGAGCCCGCGTTCTTTAAAGCAGTTCAGGATCTGGAACCCGGTCTCGTATTCATAATTGCCTGCGATCATTTCATCGCTCATTGGAGGCGCGCAGGGAATATCCTGGGTGTTGTGGTCGGCGTGCGTTGTTCCGAAGATGGGAACATCGCGCTGGCTCTGTGCCCATGCAGTGGCGTAGGTGGAATGCGTATGCACGATACCGTTAATTCCTTCCCAGTGTTTGTACAATACAGCATGGGTAAGGGTATCAGATGACGGGCGCAATGTACCTTCTACGGTGTTGCCGTCGAAATCCACGATCACCATTTTGTCGGGTGAAAGGTCCTTGTAAGGTACACCGCTGGGTTTAATGGCGAAAACGCCTTTGCTTCTGTCGGCGGCGCTCACGTTACCGAAGGTGAATATCACGAGCCCGAGTTCGGGCAGTT encodes the following:
- a CDS encoding NUDIX domain-containing protein — encoded protein: MIAEYQQYDRLLVAIDCIIFGFDGNRLKALLIKRGFEPELGKWSLMGGFVNKAEGVDDAARRILYELTGLDRIYMEQLHCFGDTDRDPGSRVLSIAYYALIRLEDYSEELMSTHNAKWFDLKKIPPVIFDHKKMIRMAKERLRQKVLNHPIGFELLPHKFTLPQLQSLYEAIYESPLDKRNFSKKILSLQILNKLNEKEKESSRKGAFYYVFDEQKYMELDKSGLKLI
- a CDS encoding sodium/solute symporter (Members of the Solute:Sodium Symporter (SSS), TC 2.A.21 as described in tcdb.org, catalyze solute:Na+ symport. Known solutes for members of the family include sugars, amino acids, nucleosides, inositols, vitamins, urea or anions, depending on the system.), producing MKNGLIFSDYLVFVIYFVIVASYGIWIYRKKKHEQASTKDYFLAEGSLTWWAIGASLIASNISAEQFIGMSGEGFFVGIAVAAYEWVAAIALIIIAVWFIPIYLKNKIFTMPQFLTRRYNETVAMIMAVFWLFLYVFVNLTSILYLGTLAINGLAGGEYLHTIMLGLAIFSIFITLGGMKVIGYTDVIQVAVLIIGGLATTYMALTLVSEKFGLGKDAIAGFGALMKDAPDHFKMILEKPGPDAPQEYINKYLVLPGIAMYLAGQWIVNLNYWGCNQYITQRALGADLKTARTGILFAGMLKLMMPIIVMLPGIAAYVLHKNGHLPELTGGKDGAYSAILGYLPNGLKGLSIAALTAAIVASLAGKLNSISTIFTLDIYQKYMGKQSSEKKLVWVGRVTVAISMLVAVLFTWDDLLGIGGEGGFTFIQKYTGFISPGVFAMFILGMFWKRTTGAAAIAGVIAGFLLSVLFNNYAPGIFGNETLLYTAFPNGKGGYEIPFLICMGWSFFFTMVLMIGMSLAGPKVNPKAFILDKGMFKVETSTIVLIIMTFLILAALYAKFW
- the araA gene encoding L-arabinose isomerase gives rise to the protein MIDFKKLELWFITGSQHLYGEEALKQVAAHSEIIVKELNGAGRIPVQIVYKPLVTTPEEIYKVCVEASSSTSCVGIITWMHTFSPAKMWIGGLKALSKPMLHLHTQFNRDIPWGDIDMDFMNLNQSAHGDREFGFMVSRLRQNRKVLVGHWQEEEVQDQIASWSRVAVGWHDWQNARFLRIGDNMRYVAVTEGDKVEAEMKFGYAVNTHGVGDVVKVINETTDAEIDSLVQEYADTYSLMTSLLKGGEKHESLRDAARIEIGLRRFLEAGNYKGYTDTFEDLYGMKQLPGIATQRLMADGYGFGGEGDWKTAALVRAMKVMGHGLEGGNSFMEDYTYHFEPGNNLVLGSHMLEICPSIASGKPSCEVHPLGIGGKEDPVRLVFNVAGGNALNASIVDMGNRFRMIVNTVEAVSPVHDLPKLPVARVLWKPMPDMKTGCTAWILAGGAHHTGYSQNLSAEQMQDFAEMAGIEFVLIGKNTNLYDFKNELRWNDASFRHG
- a CDS encoding L-ribulose-5-phosphate 4-epimerase; the encoded protein is MSYQHIKEEAYAANMQLPELGLVIFTFGNVSAADRSKGVFAIKPSGVPYKDLSPDKMVIVDFDGNTVEGTLRPSSDTLTHAVLYKHWEGINGIVHTHSTYATAWAQSQRDVPIFGTTHADHNTQDIPCAPPMSDEMIAGNYEYETGFQILNCFKERGLDHKEMEMVLVGNHAPFTWGKNADKAVYNSAVLETVAQMALLTEQINPNAPRLKDALIKKHFERKHGPHSYYGQ